The genomic region GACCTCACGTATATCCTCGGCACCCAACGCCGATTGAGCCAGCAATTCCCTGGCGAATTGAATTGCTGTCCTTGCCCTGGGTATTACGGTAATGCGCGGATGCCTAACGACCCTCCTCACCCTCACGAGACCGCGCATGTCGGTGAAGGTGATGATGAGCCTCGGCCTCTTCACACCACCAAGGCTGTACCTAGCGCTCACGTTGATGTAGGCCTCGCCATTGAGGTAAAGCCTGGCTGGGCTTACCCTGAGGTTCCCCGGGGCCTTAACCTCCACCACCGCCCTGAGCGGGGGTTTTGTGGTCACCGCCAATGAATATGACAACTCAGAACCTGCATTAATACGTAAATTCCTACTCGGTCTTAACTCGATTATTACCGTGTGGAACCTAATGGCGTTTATGAACGATATTAGTAATATATAGAGTAGCGGTATGGTGAATGATGCTGCGATGTAGAACTGCCTAAGGATTACCGCAAGGGATGTCGATGCTGCAAGGGGTGCTGCGTAGAACCACCAGGGCCTTTCATTACCCATTTTAAGGGCGTTGTCGATTAATAAAATCGATATTGATGTTAACATAATATCTATAGGCGGTGTGGCCAACGATAACAATGCCGTCACACCCAGCGATAGTGGTAGTGGGTAATTATTCCAGTAAAGCCACGCTATGATTACAATCACCATGTACACTGCGAATAACGCCACATTACCCAACGAAAGCGCTGCCGCCGCTATGAGCATTGATGTGGTGAGTACCTGCACCCATTGACTGGTAAGTCTCCTCATCATGGCTTTACCGGGGTCTGTATGTAGTGTGGGACGGGGACCTTATTCAACGCGTCGTTGATGACGTCCATCGGCGTTACGGAACCCCTATACTCAGGCCTGAGGATTATCCTATGCATGAGGGCTGGGTACACTGCTGCCTTAACGTCATCGGGAAGCACGTAGTCCCTACCATCGAGGTAGGCCAGGGCCCTTGAGAGCTTGAAGAGGCTTATGGGCGCCCTAGTGCTGAGTGTTACCTGAACCCTTGGATCGCTCCTGATCTCCTTAATCAAGCCCATGATGTAGCCGAGCACCGAGTCATCGACGTACACCCCCTTCACATCATCCATCAATTTCACAACCTCGCCCAGGCTAATGGTATTGCTTAATGTATATAATTCACGTTCTATCCTGTCAATATCCTTAACTATCATTGCCTCCTCAGCATCACTTACGTAGTTCACGTATATACTCGACATGAACCTATCGAGTATTGCCATCGGCAGCGCCTGGGTATAGCCGAGCTCGACCTCAACTATGTTCATTGTTGCGAGGACTATGTGGGGCTTGGGTAGCTCAAGGGGTGTGCCGTCGATGGTCACCTGCCCTTCCTGCATTGCCTCAATCAATGCCGATAGGGTCCTCGGTGGCGCCCTATTAATTTCGTCAAGGAGAACCACGTTTGCGAAGATGGGCCCCTTAACAAGCCTGGGCTCCATACCGGGTGCATAAATCATGAAGCCCAGTATGTCTGACGGTAATGTCTCGTTAGTCATCTGAACCCTCTTAAACGTACCCCCTATTATCGACGCCAATGCCTTAGCCAGTGTTGTTTTACCTGAACCTATTGGACCCAGCAATAATGCATGTCCCTCGCTGAGGAGCGTTGCCAGTAGTGTCTGTATTACCGGTTCGTTACCAATGAATACCCTTGAAATACCATCCTTAATGCGCTTAATTGCGCTAAGCCACTTAACGCTCATACATCAATGCCGTGCCTCACCT from Vulcanisaeta distributa DSM 14429 harbors:
- a CDS encoding DUF58 domain-containing protein gives rise to the protein MMRRLTSQWVQVLTTSMLIAAAALSLGNVALFAVYMVIVIIAWLYWNNYPLPLSLGVTALLSLATPPIDIMLTSISILLIDNALKMGNERPWWFYAAPLAASTSLAVILRQFYIAASFTIPLLYILLISFINAIRFHTVIIELRPSRNLRINAGSELSYSLAVTTKPPLRAVVEVKAPGNLRVSPARLYLNGEAYINVSARYSLGGVKRPRLIITFTDMRGLVRVRRVVRHPRITVIPRARTAIQFARELLAQSALGAEDIREVREYTPGDPIRRLHWKKSAKLNRLIIKLLQGPGLTGPIILLSYATNPTLVDRVGEALVYLTAELLTRIPRIEVISVNRDGEATNYVLSRDNYFEIIERALGEIENLNVRLVGGGDYADVLSTIKYSIPLRIRGMVREGVIVIGQGLFVEPICNAFKERIVCISV
- a CDS encoding AAA family ATPase produces the protein MSVKWLSAIKRIKDGISRVFIGNEPVIQTLLATLLSEGHALLLGPIGSGKTTLAKALASIIGGTFKRVQMTNETLPSDILGFMIYAPGMEPRLVKGPIFANVVLLDEINRAPPRTLSALIEAMQEGQVTIDGTPLELPKPHIVLATMNIVEVELGYTQALPMAILDRFMSSIYVNYVSDAEEAMIVKDIDRIERELYTLSNTISLGEVVKLMDDVKGVYVDDSVLGYIMGLIKEIRSDPRVQVTLSTRAPISLFKLSRALAYLDGRDYVLPDDVKAAVYPALMHRIILRPEYRGSVTPMDVINDALNKVPVPHYIQTPVKP